One Streptomyces lincolnensis genomic region harbors:
- a CDS encoding AMP-binding protein — translation MTDPTPMSATLCEAFQRTAAVAPDTVALRTVGATRTVTWRALADDVRLLAAGLAGLGVRRGDTVALMMTNRVEFFPVDLAAQHLGAIPFSVYNTLPAAQLAHVLRNSGSRVMVCETQYLPVVRESGVAVEHLILVDGDEVPAGGEEARTADDETLTYGDAILTYGDDAKPAEGILSLDILRARGRANTSFDFDAAWRAVQPDDVLTLIYTSGTTGPSKGVEITHANLLAQAAGVAQVLDFRFGDRTTSYLPSAHVVDRFTCLYAQAIFGVQVTVVPDIKEIAKALPDCRPTIWCAVPRVWNKIKQAVELGIESEPDAARREAVGAALETGLSRTRLLQAGKPVYDELSAAYAEADAGVLSALRSRLGLDQVRWAVTGAAPTPPATLEFFAALGVPICEGWGMSELSCFGAVSPPARARFGTIGTLLPGLEARRAADGELLVRGPSVAKGYRNDPDRTREAFDRDGWFHTGDVIVSDADDYLTIVDRKKDLIINEGGKNISPVTVETALTTAGPLIGTAVAIGDSRPYITALLVLDAEAAAAFAAGHGLRPDPRSLARNPLLIDALRAAVAEGNSRLARVEQVKRFRVIPAYWDATSDELTATLKLKRQKVAEKYDADIAALYADPIPSDIHEPADH, via the coding sequence ATGACCGACCCCACACCCATGTCCGCCACGCTCTGCGAGGCCTTCCAGCGCACGGCAGCCGTCGCGCCCGACACGGTGGCCCTGCGCACCGTGGGCGCGACGCGCACCGTCACCTGGCGGGCCCTCGCCGATGACGTGCGCCTTCTGGCGGCCGGCCTGGCCGGGCTCGGAGTCAGGCGTGGTGACACCGTCGCGCTGATGATGACCAACCGGGTCGAGTTCTTCCCTGTCGACCTCGCGGCCCAGCACCTGGGCGCCATCCCGTTCTCCGTCTACAACACCCTGCCGGCCGCCCAACTCGCCCACGTCCTGCGCAATTCCGGAAGCAGGGTGATGGTGTGCGAGACCCAGTACCTCCCCGTCGTCCGAGAATCCGGTGTGGCCGTCGAGCACCTCATCCTGGTGGACGGCGACGAAGTCCCGGCGGGCGGCGAGGAAGCCAGGACCGCCGACGACGAAACCCTGACGTACGGCGACGCAATCCTGACGTACGGCGACGACGCGAAGCCGGCCGAAGGCATCCTCAGCCTGGACATCCTCCGCGCTCGGGGCCGGGCGAACACCTCGTTCGACTTCGACGCGGCCTGGCGCGCCGTCCAGCCGGACGACGTGCTCACCCTGATCTACACCTCGGGCACGACCGGCCCTTCGAAAGGCGTGGAGATCACGCACGCCAACCTGCTCGCCCAAGCCGCGGGAGTGGCACAGGTGCTGGACTTCCGCTTCGGCGACCGGACCACCTCCTACCTCCCTTCCGCACATGTCGTCGACCGCTTCACCTGCCTGTACGCACAGGCGATCTTCGGTGTGCAGGTCACGGTGGTGCCCGACATCAAGGAGATCGCCAAGGCGCTGCCGGACTGCCGGCCGACGATCTGGTGCGCCGTCCCCAGGGTCTGGAACAAGATCAAGCAGGCCGTGGAGCTCGGCATCGAGAGCGAGCCGGACGCGGCCCGGCGGGAGGCTGTCGGGGCGGCGCTGGAGACAGGCCTCAGTCGTACGCGCCTGCTTCAGGCGGGCAAGCCGGTCTACGACGAGCTCTCCGCCGCGTATGCCGAGGCGGACGCCGGCGTCCTGTCCGCCCTGCGGTCCCGTCTGGGGCTGGACCAGGTGCGGTGGGCGGTGACCGGCGCGGCACCCACGCCGCCGGCGACCCTCGAATTCTTCGCGGCGCTCGGCGTCCCCATCTGCGAGGGCTGGGGCATGTCCGAGCTGAGCTGCTTCGGTGCCGTCAGCCCGCCCGCGCGGGCCCGCTTCGGCACCATCGGCACACTGCTGCCCGGCCTGGAAGCACGCCGGGCCGCCGACGGTGAACTCCTGGTGCGGGGGCCGTCGGTGGCGAAGGGGTACCGCAACGACCCCGACCGGACCCGCGAAGCCTTCGACCGGGACGGCTGGTTCCACACCGGCGACGTCATCGTGTCCGACGCGGACGACTACCTGACCATCGTCGACCGCAAGAAGGACCTGATCATCAACGAAGGGGGCAAGAACATCTCGCCCGTCACGGTCGAGACGGCCCTCACCACCGCCGGTCCCCTGATCGGCACCGCTGTGGCCATCGGCGACAGCCGCCCCTACATCACCGCGCTGCTCGTCCTGGACGCCGAGGCTGCGGCGGCCTTCGCCGCCGGGCACGGGCTACGGCCGGACCCGCGCTCCCTGGCCCGCAACCCCCTGCTGATCGACGCCTTGCGAGCCGCGGTGGCCGAGGGCAACAGCCGGCTGGCACGTGTGGAGCAGGTCAAGCGCTTCCGGGTGATTCCCGCGTACTGGGACGCGACGAGCGATGAACTCACCGCCACCTTGAAGCTCAAGCGGCAGAAGGTCGCCGAGAAGTACGACGCGGACATCGCCGCACTGTACGCCGACCCGATCCCCTCCGACATCCACGAGCCGGCCGACCACTGA
- a CDS encoding MBL fold metallo-hydrolase, translated as MVTDVAVTRAVNTVTVLGGPTALIHLAGWTLLTDPTFDAAGTEYQDGPVPVRKTADPALKPSQLPALDAVVVSHTGHLDNLDTAGRTVASAASNVFTTVAGATDLGGAAVGLEPWQTRTLSKPGRTPLNITAVPARHGPVGTEDLTGPVTGFLLHTDDDSTPSVYVSGDTVDLDAMSALAGRYRVDVALLHLGAAGFEAFGDVRLSLTAVQAVEARRLLGDPLVVAVHAEGWAHYTEDRSHVQQTFDAAGVPLYWPTPGEPVTLPAPHTR; from the coding sequence GTGGTAACCGACGTTGCCGTGACCCGCGCCGTGAACACCGTGACGGTGCTCGGCGGCCCCACCGCGCTGATCCACCTGGCCGGATGGACGCTGCTGACCGACCCGACCTTCGACGCCGCCGGCACCGAGTACCAGGACGGCCCGGTCCCGGTGCGCAAGACCGCCGACCCGGCGCTGAAGCCCTCGCAACTGCCCGCTCTCGACGCCGTCGTGGTCAGCCACACCGGGCATCTGGACAACCTCGACACCGCCGGGCGTACGGTGGCCTCCGCTGCCTCGAACGTGTTCACCACCGTCGCCGGCGCCACCGACCTCGGGGGCGCGGCCGTCGGCCTGGAGCCCTGGCAGACCCGGACCCTGTCGAAGCCGGGCCGCACGCCGCTGAACATCACCGCGGTTCCCGCCCGCCACGGGCCCGTCGGCACCGAGGACCTCACCGGTCCGGTCACCGGCTTCCTCCTGCACACCGACGACGACTCCACACCGAGCGTGTACGTCTCCGGTGACACCGTCGACCTGGACGCGATGAGCGCCCTGGCCGGCCGGTACCGCGTCGACGTGGCGCTGCTGCACCTGGGCGCGGCCGGCTTCGAGGCATTCGGTGACGTACGGCTGTCGCTGACCGCGGTCCAGGCCGTCGAGGCCCGCCGCCTGCTCGGCGACCCCCTCGTGGTGGCCGTACACGCCGAGGGCTGGGCGCACTACACCGAGGACCGCAGCCACGTCCAGCAGACCTTCGACGCCGCCGGCGTCCCGCTGTACTGGCCCACCCCCGGCGAGCCCGTCACCCTGCCCGCCCCGCACACCCGCTGA
- a CDS encoding YybH family protein: MKPEVVHERFAQYLKDRDLDGLGSLFDEDAMFVPGPGQQPVYGRESIKEALKPYLASPSTMEVVAASVHQNGDLAMVQPSWRITSESGTVEGKAVEVMKRTTEGDWVYIIDNPYGV; the protein is encoded by the coding sequence ATGAAGCCGGAAGTCGTGCACGAGCGCTTCGCCCAGTACCTCAAGGACCGGGACCTCGACGGACTGGGTTCCCTGTTCGACGAAGACGCCATGTTCGTACCGGGACCGGGACAGCAGCCCGTCTACGGCAGGGAAAGCATCAAGGAAGCGCTGAAGCCCTACCTCGCCTCGCCCAGCACCATGGAGGTGGTGGCCGCGTCGGTCCATCAGAACGGCGACCTGGCGATGGTCCAGCCGTCCTGGCGGATCACGAGCGAGAGCGGCACCGTGGAAGGAAAGGCGGTCGAGGTGATGAAGAGGACGACCGAGGGGGACTGGGTCTACATCATCGACAACCCCTACGGCGTCTGA
- a CDS encoding PucR family transcriptional regulator gives MTRRSGQVAALSEVADIIAAQRQSLAEAALEAMRTEIPGYTALVDEALLADVVAHVTEAVDALSVSLARDRPVTDDDVAFVRPHAARRARQGMPLVDFMHALRIAHRVMWEAIADWAVHTTGGRDVALEACGLVMELINRGSTVAARAYLDEEQFLAVEGDRVRRDLLEDLIAGREPAPGPRLTAATKAGLHPDTPCAVVVAVPVGPVGDPYSLRSAASLLGQAAGDPARALTVLRQDETVIVRALRDRVGSVSGESVRTAWRTLADQGTRLAVGVSTRYDTVADLGKAYHEAVSALGTLPPDGGVVCLSDLSVLDYLTLRADETAARMVPAALRTFVAEDSRTDGTLIRTVEEYAANDLNVKAAARRLGVHINTAHHRLARVEERTGCDLRRLADLQELLIAIRLFGGGSGTSV, from the coding sequence GTGACGCGCCGATCAGGTCAGGTGGCCGCCCTCAGTGAGGTGGCCGACATCATCGCCGCTCAGCGGCAGTCACTGGCCGAGGCGGCGCTGGAGGCCATGCGGACGGAGATTCCCGGCTACACCGCCCTGGTGGACGAAGCGCTGCTGGCCGACGTGGTGGCCCACGTGACGGAGGCGGTCGACGCGCTCAGTGTCAGCCTGGCCCGCGACCGACCGGTCACGGACGACGACGTGGCGTTCGTCCGCCCGCATGCCGCGCGGCGGGCACGGCAGGGTATGCCCCTGGTGGATTTCATGCACGCGCTGCGCATCGCGCACCGCGTGATGTGGGAGGCGATCGCCGACTGGGCGGTGCACACGACCGGCGGGCGTGACGTCGCGCTGGAAGCGTGCGGACTCGTCATGGAGCTGATCAACCGGGGCAGTACGGTCGCGGCCCGGGCTTATCTGGACGAGGAACAGTTCCTGGCCGTGGAAGGCGACCGGGTGCGTCGGGACCTGCTCGAAGACCTGATCGCGGGGCGGGAGCCGGCGCCGGGACCACGGCTGACCGCGGCCACGAAGGCCGGGCTGCATCCCGACACGCCGTGTGCCGTGGTGGTCGCGGTGCCCGTGGGTCCCGTCGGCGACCCCTACAGTCTGCGTTCCGCCGCCTCGCTTCTGGGGCAGGCCGCGGGCGACCCGGCTCGTGCGCTGACCGTGCTGCGGCAGGACGAGACAGTGATCGTGCGGGCGCTGCGCGACAGGGTGGGCAGTGTGTCCGGGGAATCCGTGAGGACGGCATGGCGGACGCTCGCCGACCAGGGGACACGGCTGGCAGTGGGCGTCAGCACGCGGTACGACACCGTCGCCGATCTGGGGAAGGCGTACCACGAGGCGGTCTCCGCGCTGGGCACTCTGCCGCCGGACGGTGGCGTCGTCTGCCTGTCCGATCTCAGTGTGCTCGACTATCTGACCCTCCGAGCGGACGAGACCGCCGCACGGATGGTGCCGGCGGCGCTCCGTACCTTCGTGGCCGAGGACTCCCGGACGGACGGCACCCTGATCAGAACGGTGGAGGAGTACGCGGCCAACGATCTGAACGTGAAGGCCGCGGCCCGGCGACTAGGTGTCCACATCAACACCGCACATCACCGTCTGGCTCGTGTCGAGGAACGGACGGGGTGCGACCTGCGCAGGCTCGCCGACCTCCAGGAGCTGCTGATCGCGATCAGACTGTTCGGGGGCGGCTCCGGCACCTCGGTGTGA
- a CDS encoding winged helix-turn-helix transcriptional regulator, with protein MQESARGNVRNPACPGRQLFDLVTARWAALVLVDLMDGPQRWSELRRRAGGVSDKMLAQTLRDLETGGLITRTVHTSRPPTVQYALTDLARGATAALQHLQDWAEEHTSDYDRHIHTIDPKP; from the coding sequence GTGCAGGAAAGCGCGCGAGGCAACGTCCGCAATCCCGCCTGCCCCGGCAGGCAGCTGTTCGACCTGGTCACCGCCCGGTGGGCCGCCCTGGTCCTGGTCGACCTCATGGACGGCCCGCAACGCTGGTCCGAGCTGCGCCGGCGGGCCGGCGGCGTCAGCGACAAGATGCTCGCGCAGACCTTGCGCGACCTCGAAACCGGTGGACTCATCACGCGCACCGTGCACACCAGCCGCCCACCGACGGTGCAGTACGCCCTGACCGACCTCGCCCGCGGCGCCACCGCCGCACTGCAACACTTGCAGGACTGGGCCGAAGAGCACACCAGCGACTACGACCGGCACATCCACACCATTGACCCGAAGCCCTGA
- a CDS encoding Uma2 family endonuclease: MSVDVITHTEFPAGYVVFFGTDGKIIMTPQSEEHSSTIRSMQIDSLALGRHAKVTSDVYIDFPADENSAPDLAILREDARKEGKRYSFEDVLLISEVVSTSSARKDYDDCTAKYGRYGIPVYLVVDPYAREVVLHTEPTSSGYSTAHTRAYGTGKLPIPLADGRTFTLDLDELPLPDPAPDTH; this comes from the coding sequence ATGAGTGTCGACGTGATCACGCACACCGAGTTCCCCGCGGGATACGTGGTGTTCTTCGGCACCGACGGAAAGATCATCATGACCCCGCAGAGCGAAGAGCACTCCAGCACTATCAGGTCGATGCAGATCGACTCTCTCGCCCTCGGCCGTCACGCGAAGGTCACCTCCGACGTCTACATCGACTTCCCCGCCGACGAGAACTCCGCCCCCGACCTGGCCATCCTCCGCGAGGACGCGCGCAAGGAGGGCAAGCGCTACAGCTTCGAGGACGTCCTGCTGATCTCGGAGGTCGTCTCCACGTCCTCCGCCCGCAAGGACTACGACGACTGCACCGCAAAGTACGGCCGGTACGGCATCCCCGTCTACCTGGTCGTGGACCCCTACGCCCGGGAAGTCGTCCTGCACACCGAGCCGACCTCCAGCGGCTACAGCACCGCCCACACCCGCGCATACGGCACCGGCAAGCTCCCCATCCCCCTGGCCGACGGCCGCACCTTCACCCTCGACCTCGATGAACTCCCCCTGCCGGACCCGGCGCCCGACACTCACTGA
- a CDS encoding tannase/feruloyl esterase family alpha/beta hydrolase, with amino-acid sequence MPVHGASAADTVGSGQPVRSCESLTALRFPDGTTVTSVSQTTTTPAICNVELLVPQNIHMRVSLPVGTWNGRFQGVGGGGFNGSIPDTESAAKAGYAAAGSDSGHTADSSDASWAWSPTGMNASLINDFLSRALHETTVKGKAVIQAFYGKSPTYSYWNGCSNGGREGLQEAQVQPRDYDGILAGAPAIQADRFLPAAMWPQVVMHELGDFVPSCKFDAVNKAVTAACDSRDGVTDGVIADPRTCRFNPTSLVGTVTPCGTITAKDAAVVKKIWDGPRRPDGRRLWYGILPGASFARLAATANGDGVPTPLASGWFTYWLAKDPSFDWHRLTTANFTHYFDRSRQEWGPVVGTDDPDLSAFRAAGGKLLLWHGLADQLIPPRGTTSYYEQVIAAMGGRAKTEKFARLFTAPGVGHCRGGSGAAPADPLAALVKWVEHGKAPTTLRAENGPMSRPLCRWPAVARYDGHGSTNNAANFRCTGRQ; translated from the coding sequence ATGCCGGTCCACGGGGCGAGCGCGGCCGACACTGTGGGTTCCGGCCAGCCGGTCCGGTCCTGCGAGAGCCTCACGGCTCTGCGCTTTCCGGACGGCACGACGGTTACCAGCGTCTCGCAGACCACCACCACTCCGGCGATCTGCAACGTCGAACTGCTGGTTCCCCAGAACATCCACATGCGCGTGTCACTGCCCGTCGGCACCTGGAACGGGCGCTTCCAAGGGGTGGGAGGCGGTGGCTTCAACGGCTCCATCCCGGACACGGAGAGCGCGGCGAAGGCCGGTTACGCCGCCGCGGGTTCCGACTCCGGTCATACCGCCGACTCCAGCGATGCCTCCTGGGCCTGGTCCCCGACCGGCATGAACGCGTCCCTGATCAACGACTTCCTCTCGCGTGCGCTGCACGAGACGACCGTCAAGGGCAAGGCCGTCATCCAGGCGTTCTACGGGAAGTCGCCCACCTACTCGTACTGGAACGGCTGCTCGAACGGCGGCAGGGAAGGTCTCCAGGAAGCGCAGGTCCAGCCCCGCGACTACGACGGCATCCTGGCCGGCGCGCCGGCGATCCAGGCGGACCGGTTCCTCCCCGCGGCGATGTGGCCCCAGGTCGTGATGCACGAGCTCGGCGACTTCGTGCCCTCGTGCAAGTTCGACGCGGTCAACAAGGCGGTCACAGCAGCGTGCGACAGCCGGGACGGTGTGACCGACGGCGTCATCGCGGACCCCCGGACCTGCCGCTTCAACCCCACCTCGCTGGTCGGCACCGTGACCCCCTGCGGCACGATCACGGCCAAGGACGCGGCCGTGGTGAAAAAGATCTGGGACGGGCCGCGACGCCCGGACGGTCGCCGCCTGTGGTACGGAATCCTGCCCGGCGCCTCGTTCGCCAGACTCGCCGCCACCGCGAACGGCGACGGAGTCCCGACGCCCCTCGCGTCGGGCTGGTTCACCTACTGGCTGGCGAAGGACCCGTCTTTCGACTGGCACCGCCTGACCACGGCCAACTTCACCCACTACTTCGACCGCTCCCGTCAGGAGTGGGGCCCCGTGGTCGGCACGGACGACCCCGACCTGAGCGCCTTCCGTGCCGCCGGCGGCAAACTGCTCCTCTGGCACGGCCTGGCCGACCAGCTGATCCCTCCCCGGGGAACTACCAGCTACTACGAGCAGGTCATCGCCGCGATGGGCGGCCGGGCGAAGACCGAGAAGTTCGCCCGCCTCTTCACGGCCCCCGGCGTGGGCCACTGCCGGGGCGGCTCCGGCGCCGCCCCGGCCGACCCACTGGCGGCCCTGGTGAAGTGGGTCGAACACGGCAAGGCCCCCACCACACTGCGCGCCGAGAACGGGCCCATGAGCCGGCCGCTGTGCCGGTGGCCGGCCGTCGCCCGCTACGACGGACACGGCAGCACGAACAACGCCGCCAACTTCCGCTGCACCGGCCGCCAGTGA